A single region of the Neotabrizicola shimadae genome encodes:
- a CDS encoding alpha/beta hydrolase, with product MADPNSPDGPNGIYVLPFADTSHVARRNLDLAYASASAFQKLDLYLPDGPAPASGWPLIVYVHGGAWMMCDKADVQLNAPLSMLAQGFAVASVNYRLSSEARFPAQIHDVKAAIRWLRAHAGRHDLDPARFAAWGCSAGGHLVSLAGMTNDVPVMEDPAMGHAETSSAVQAVVSFFGPTKLDQMDQFLIQTGAGEADHLDPQSPESRLLGGVPTTVPGQVIAANPETWVTPACPPFLLLHAPMDPIVPVQHSVMLSQRITAIAGEGRARLRLVEGAGHATPQFDQPDLLAEVAGFLGAVLKAPAA from the coding sequence ATGGCCGATCCCAATTCCCCCGATGGCCCGAACGGCATCTATGTCCTGCCCTTCGCCGACACCTCGCATGTCGCCCGCCGGAATCTCGACCTGGCCTATGCCTCGGCCAGTGCGTTCCAGAAGCTGGACCTCTATCTTCCCGATGGCCCGGCCCCGGCTTCGGGCTGGCCGCTCATTGTCTATGTCCATGGCGGCGCTTGGATGATGTGCGACAAGGCCGACGTCCAGCTGAACGCGCCGCTGTCGATGCTTGCCCAGGGCTTCGCCGTCGCCTCGGTGAACTATCGGCTGTCGTCGGAGGCGCGCTTTCCCGCGCAGATCCATGACGTGAAGGCCGCGATCCGCTGGCTGCGCGCCCATGCCGGACGCCATGACCTCGACCCGGCGCGCTTTGCCGCCTGGGGCTGCTCGGCCGGGGGGCACCTTGTCTCGCTTGCGGGCATGACCAACGATGTGCCGGTCATGGAAGACCCGGCAATGGGTCATGCCGAGACCTCCAGCGCCGTGCAGGCGGTGGTCAGCTTCTTCGGTCCCACGAAGCTTGACCAGATGGACCAGTTCCTGATCCAGACCGGGGCAGGCGAGGCGGACCACCTTGACCCGCAAAGCCCCGAATCCCGCTTGCTTGGCGGCGTTCCCACCACGGTTCCGGGCCAGGTCATCGCGGCCAATCCTGAAACCTGGGTCACCCCGGCCTGCCCACCGTTCCTTCTTCTGCACGCGCCGATGGACCCGATCGTGCCGGTCCAGCATTCGGTGATGCTGTCGCAGCGCATCACCGCCATCGCGGGCGAGGGGCGCGCCCGGCTGCGCCTTGTCGAAGGCGCGGGCCACGCCACGCCGCAGTTCGACCAGCCCGACCTCCTGGCCGAGGTGGCCGGCTTCCTCGGGGCTGTGCTCAAGGCCCCGGCGGCCTGA